aaaaataactgaaaagggcaattaaaaaaatgtcagtatATTCTAGTGACAAAagagttgtttgtttttcaacagTTGATAATACATCGTTAGCAGAACGACTTAGTCTGGTGTCTCAATTCATACTTCTGCCCATCACCAATCTGACCTGTTAACAAATtcataatggtttatttttgtaatctgttacttggatgtagagttggtctcattggcactgataccacatcttcctatatctattaacctGACTAATTAGTCGTTATATTTCGCTGCATTTACAACTCcaaataaagaagaaataaaaggACTGATTTTTCAGCTCATTGCACATTTTATAGATACGAACATCAGACGAGCATCATTATCAACACAAttaattgtataaaacaatcatttgaATCTGAACATCGTCTAAAAAGTCTATACAATAAATTGTTTAGTCTTTCAATCAATGTTTGGACCTATTCATTGTGATCAATTCAGTACTGACTAGGCAGATCCAACAGTctattcaaataattttcagTATTGTTCAGACTATTTCGTTACAGTTAATTCGGTTCTGTTCAGATAATTCCTTAGCAGTCAATTCACTTCTATTCAGAAAATTCACTAACAGTCGATTCAGTACTGTTCAAACAATTTTCTTACAGTCAATTCAGTACTGCACAGACAATTCCCTAACAAACTACTAGTATTTAGTTCCACTCAGACAATTTCCTTACAATCAATTCagttctgttaaaaaaaatccctaacAATCAATTCAGTTATGTTCAAAAAAATCCCTAACAATCAATTTAGTTCTGTTCATCCAATTTCCTTACAATCAATTCTGTTTTATTTAGACAATTTCCTTACAGTCAATTCAGTGCTGTCCAGACATTTTGATACCTGCAGAATCCCCGTTTTAGATCAAAATTTGGTTAACTAGTGCTTCTCCCGTTTAAATGCTGGTTGCAAAGGATGTTTTCTTAAAAACACTCGTGATTTTAGGGTTCAAAACAAACCCCTTTACAAGAATGACATTTTAACAGTGGTCCAAGAATggcaaaatatatttcatacgAGTATTAGAATAACTTTAAAGTCAAAAGAGTTTGCTTGCCAGTGTAATGTTTTGACACATGTGTATGATGATTTGGTAGTAGTGTCAGATCCCTTACTCTTGAAATCCGCTTATGTAAACCGTACAAACAGCTTATGCTCATTTGACGagtgtcttttttgttgttatctGAAGATAATGCTACCCCCAaacccatatatatatatattcatgacaTTTTTAAGCGTTTGTTCATATGAGTCGTGCCCAACTCCTCATATAATGCATTGttgaatatatcaaaataagtttagATCCTCACCCTTAAACCATGTTTAGTCATGGATGCCTTGCAAAGACTTCCGCAGTTTAACACAAGTGATGTCCCTGTGGGACATGCTCCACATCATCAATGATTATATCTTGAGCCCTTATTCAATCTctaatacatatacatattattattcaattgcATTGTGTAACCTTAACAGTGCACCATAtcactatatatttatttcattgttgtAATGTGCCTAGATATCATGAGCTGCAATGACATGAGAACTTTCaaatgttcattattttgtgtACGTGGTTGGAATGGGGTGTGACAACGGCCATGTTTAATTATAACCCGTTTGATTATGGAATTATCAAATATCGGAACTTATTAATAAATGCTTTGAAGTcagaaagttatcaatatatgagagttatttcgatatgtaaaccattaaaaaaatttgcCTGTAATCATACATAATTTGTATAACacttttttacacaaaaaagtgATATACTAGTACTTGAACCTGGGTGTGGTTTATggactcatcatatataccaagattaaattttgtgtttacgacatataagataataaaataaagtgATTATGTATCCATGTATAATTGTCAAAATTACTTGTCTCTCAAGAATAAAAGTCACTTTTCATACATTACTTTCCTAATTATGCACCCATTAATTGAGACTTATATATTATCTTTTCATTACTTAGCTTGTAATGGACTTCTACTTTATATAACACATGTTACATTTGTCTTCCTCTGaacatgatattttaatttgaacacACATTAATTGAAATGTGCGGATTTTGTGAACACGACCTCTCATATAttttgagaaatatttattgaaaattgtcCATCAATATATatgcttatttttatttatgtatcacAATTATGTTTTACATTCAAGTTTTAAATATGTCGAAGATTCCATGTTTCGTTGTGacataattttgacaaattaatatCACACCTGACATTTACGATAAAAGTCATTTAATTACGAAAGCACGAGGTTAATTACACGCTTAAAATAGTCAGTTTTAATAAGATGAAGGGATACATAGCATGTTTGTGTGTACTTTTCACAAACTTTATACTTGTGAAAGGGGTTCGTTTAAATCACagtaagaaatattttaatactttttatttaaatttctgaTCATTGAATAAATGCAACattagtataccactgttcaaattAGGAAATTTGATCATGTAATGTATTGTAATATCTATGCATTTTTATAGTCTCTTATAATTCTGAATAGAATGTCTCTCATTTTATGTGGTTTTATTTAACAATTCAAACTTGTTTAGAGATGAGActtcaataaaaaattgaattgaactaaattgtaattttattttatcaaatttgctTATTACTTATTTGTATGTTGTTCTTGAGAAATTCATAAAGGCGTAATAATGATATATTCTTCTGGCGTTttagtctcgttgaaatctcgttaaggaataattttcaaaacatcgGATGCAAGTAgtaattttcaatgaaattaaagaatattttaatcaaaccaaggatttgaatttttttttttttttatcaaactgaACACGGTTGTACAAAATAAGTGTTTACAATATGTagttttttagtgttttttttataatttacaacaAATCCGGCCAGTGCTATTAGCTTAAAAATTGGTGACGGATACAAagtaatttaaccaaaatatgaacatctcatataattttttctttacaaaattcttAGGTATGAAAAATATGCTTTTTGTTCTGtaaaaagagagaaaaacaaatgacaaaagtTACAGCATGGTCAATTTGTCACGAAAAAGCAGCACAGTTTTAATAAAATCTCAAATATCAACAAcaacctatatttttttccaaaatatactttataatgtaaaaatacatttgatacAGTGCTAAAGAGTTATTCTCCGATAAGAAATCTGTTTAATAAACTTTCAGTACTGAATTTGGTTTTTAACGTTTTGTCGtcaaatttttcatattaatcGTGTTCTAGTGTCCTATTAACTTACTTGTGTttcaccatatttttttttacaaaatatgcaatatatttttaagttgTAGAGGGAAAATAAACTAGTTATCCACAcagtttcatttaaaaaaaatatgaacaattttaGTGAAGTTAGatggtttcttttttatttaaacttcaaTAGAACCTTCAATGTTTAAATTTGGCGTATGCAAGGATGTCCTATTTTACATCATGTTTTTATTGTCAGATAAATCTGTTATATATTTAAGCgattgtgttttctttttagtCTTTGCAAAGCAAAAAAACAACCCGATCAGaatatattgtttacaattaaacttacaaaaaagacaaaaaggaaAGCAAGCTTGTAAAAATTTATGCGAGAAATTTTGTGTGATGTATGtgtactagtcaacaaaagtaACGATACGAGACAGTCAATTTTCCAATGAAATTGAATACATTgtacaaagtaaaataaaagcaaaatgtgtcttatatatttacagagttttattttttaacagtttttccaatttattatattttatgataaatttgaGATCAAATTtggtatcgtttcttttgttgactaatATAGATAAAGAATAGCAATAACAATATTACCGCATCAGACACGCATTACTCTTCTCTTCATTGATACCCAAAGTACCGAAAAACTGCAAATCCTAACACCAACGCTGAAGAGCTGGTTAAATCACAAAGAGCAAATAAAAGGAAACAAACTCGGAAACGACGTTTCGTTCCATGATAAGAACGAAACCGATTCtctaataatatttttgtttaaaaaatttagaactcCGAAATACTGCTAATctgatttaatatatatatataagaacaaacaaaaatacttcatttgaaaaataaccaGCAAAAACACATCTTAGTGTTATTTTGTATTACATGCtcattgttttatgtttcaGAGAAATGTGGGAATGGTTTTTTCAATCCGGACCACGAAACATGCTGTGATGGTATTATCTCCAGCCCAGCCGGTTGGCCTTGTTGTGGATTAGCAACATACAATGCCGCCCTTCAAGTATGTTGTGACAACACGCCGTACCCCAAAAGCGCAGGAACTgcatgttgtaagaataagccGTATGACCCATTAACTGAGACATGTTGTGTTGATACATTATATCCAAAACCCGACGCCACATGTTGCGACAAGAAGCTTATAAATCCAGAAACTGAATTatgttgtaataaaaaaattgccGAGAGGCCAACACCTTATCACAAATGTTGTGACATTGAAACGTATCACCCACTTTTAGAAACGTGTTGTGCAGACACCCTCCATGCCCCTGGGGATTTGTCGTGTTGTAAAAATGAAGCTTATGATCCGAGCGAACACAGTTGTTGTAATGGAGTCATAATTAGTCCTGGAGGACTGAAATGTTGTGGTCCCATTCCGTATGATCCAAACTTGCAATCATGCTGTTATGGCATAGTTCGAAAAAAATCAGCAGAAGGAGGAAAACCATGCTGCGGGGCGACAGATTACAATCCAGACACGCATACTTGCTGCAAAGGAATTTTGCATACGGGAACAAATTCATCGTGTTGTGGCCAGAAAACATATGACCCCAAATCTGATTGTTGCAAAGGAAAGAACACAAACGGACTGGATTGTTGCATAGATAAGGCGTACTCTAAAACCACTCAAACGTGCTGTGGTGGTAATGTATTTGAAGGACCTAATTTGCATTGTTGTGTGAAGAAGGCTTACGACCCAACAAAAGAATGTTGCAATGGGGTGAATAAAATAGGGCTTATGTGCTGTGGTAATAAAGCGTATAGTAATTTAGAAAGTTCCTGCTGCAAAGGTATCGTTCATCAGGGGCCTAAACTGTCTTGTTGTGGACAAGTTCCATATAACCCGAAGATTGAATGCTGCAAGAATAAATCGGCTTCAGGTCTTCCATGTTGTGGAGATAAACCATACAATGCTACACTGCAAACATGTTGCCATGGTAATCTGAGTAGTCCTGCTGGAAATGGATGTTGTGGAAAGGAAGGTTACAATATAAAAGAATCTTTATGTTGCCATGGACAAGTTGTGCCGAAGCAAGCGCATGTTTTTGGTATCTGTATAGACAAAACAAAACTCCAAGGCATGACACCTAAACCTGTAGGCCCTACACCAAAACCTATAGCTACAGGCTTCACACCAAAACCTAATATCTTCCTGCCAAAACCTATAGCTACAGCCTTCACACCAAAACCTAATATCTTCCTGCCAAAACCTATAGCTACAGCCTACACACCAAAGGCTCCAGTCGTCAAACCAATGAATGTACGAAATAGTTTTTCTGTTAGAAGTCATATTTTTAGGGCTCGTCCACAAGTGACCCGATTATAGTGgtgatttatttgttattaagattcatgtaaaaaaaaaaaacagatatcaCAGGAACAGATATTTATCAAGGttattatgaaatgaaaataaaggtttttttaaaatttacataatcAAACACTTAAGCCCACTAAAAACGATAACAACATTTCATTTTCCAACATGGAATACATCTTATGTCTTTTTTATACTCATGTAGGCATGTAACTTGCACTTTTctgattatcaaaattatataaaaaatgtttcccTGATCTTTTGAAAAGTCACTTCATGATATATCTATCATTTTTCTTCTCCGGGTATAGTAAAGCTTTATTTTCattctaccaaaaaatatataatgattcATTTAACATGCTATTTGAATAATAGTTCATTAATAGTAGTAAGTttgattcaattttgtaaaaaatagcTAGAATattgctgttgaatattatatgcttgcaagtgaataattaaatcttattTGATTACTTATTCATGCGACCTTTAATATGGCTCGAAGCAGGAAATGGGTTATATAATTATGTGATTTGCATGTTCAGTTTTTAGTAAGGAAATACTGTCAACTTTGATAAATGAAACAAGGGTGCCACCAGGGAGAACCATTACGTTTGCTGATTTAGTCAGGAAAAGTCATTTCTCAACTGCTAAAACGATTATTTacgacattttttatttttgtgacatAAATAAACCAGACCTAGACAATGTCTGACTGACTATTTATCTGTATATTGACGAGTATATCGGGTCATATGACTATCGGCAGTCTTCGGAGGTTATCTCGTTGTTGAATTAGATAATATACGCAATACATGCTGATACATTatcaagaaacatttttttttttatttcttttgaactTTGTTTTATTCGTATATACGTTGTAGTATGTGAACTATCTAATTCAATAATTCGAGTAAAATCAgcgaaaatacaaaaaataaatctttttttttttttatctcactCAATAAGTACCGGCGGTGTTAGctaataaataaaagtttttttcctGTTATGTTTCTTTCAAGCACTAAAAAGTGCAGTTCCTTAAAAGTTCAAATTGATTTTGGATCAACAAATTGCATCACTGAAGaaacacaaataatttaaaatagaaatcttaaaattgtttaaaattaaacaataaaggCATATATTTAAGGTGCCTTTATATAATTCATCCATCCAATTTTCATAAATCACGTAAATATAGTCAATAGCAATTTAACCCCGTGAATATAGTCAATGAGAAAAATAGAACAcaatattcaaactttaattcattaaatattctttttagttATATAAGGATAAAAAGGCCCACGACGATTAACTGTTTGACATGTTGATTATATACCTGCTATTTGTTGAAGAAATAATTTTTGAGAATACGTTACAAAAATTAGTGTCTGatacattttctattttgaacaataaaatatgttaaaaccaattgttgaagactgtatttTGCCATTTCCTTATGTCTTGCTCTAGAtttattttggttatttgtgtgtCGATCGTTTGCTGTCTTCATGACGGATTTCCAACATTTCCCTTTTTAATACAATGACTAATcgttatttttaaatgttgatcctaattattattcatttattccaAATGGTATATCATGTGAACTTCTGTAACTAAGAAGATGTATCTTACGAAAAACTGTCagtatattatatttacatacatgtatatgtgtttatatttataacaaaacaataaatcatGAAATACACATGTATTACATAACTGATTCAATTCGCCATATTCTGATCCGACAATGTTTGATAGTTTACACGTATGCTATCCTTTTTATTAActcatttacaaaatttgaatatcaatcATTCTCATATGCCTAGGTTGGTATGCATACAGATgtgtaaaattaatttatttgcattttaatttttagtaaGCGTCACATGTCAAAATGGAATGGAAACGTAACAAGTCTTTTCTTTGTAATCCACGTATAGGTCATGTGTTAATTAACCTACAAATCAGATCATTAAAATAATCAGTAAACAAGTGCAAAAAAGTGGAGACTAACGGATCATGATGTTTTTTGTTACTCGGAGAATGTGGTGGTCATGGAGTTTTCATCATTATGGTTTTCTGGGGTAAACATATATCATTCTCCTTTTTCCGAACGGCTGTAAAACCATAACCAGAGTGGCTCGAACGTTTTGCAATGTGGAATGTATAAATTCACAACCATGCCTGGTCAAGCTCTCTGCATTTTAGTAGCCCTCTTAGAGCAAgacataaggtagcaatacacagttaggaaaataGCTTAAAACTGACACTCATAATTTCTAAACAACCTCTTTCCCTTTCTTTCATACATAATATTTGTGGTatgcatgtgtatatttatggaaagaaaatcttccatagatttaaTTTCCGATAGTTAtaatggtgaaatataatctcttttttgtattaccatggaaacaatctgcatttatttgatacaaaatattgcaaaaaagggAGGGGgtgaaaatgtcacaaaaatctccaaaatttggtccaAAGAAACATGTCAATCAATTAGAGTGATATTTTTCCTGAAACCATTGACATTTATCTATCAAGTGGCCCCAGAAAAATGGcatataaaatattcttaaaacaatctaaatgttcatataaacccacttgGAAGTTTATACTATTATTCATCAATAAAataatctattttattttacaaaaactttcatatctaaaaaaatcacttttgccataatgcgaaactaaacttctaaccgtgtattgctacctaagaAACCTTGGTAATTGGTGCTACAATTCCGTAGTTGGTCTGTATGGCAATATTCCTGTCCCtgtccaatataccctcattctACATTGGCATTTCAAACCTCCCGCTCATCAACACAGTCgaaacagtttttaattaattcataaCTTTTCTTGGACACCAGTGTGTACAATATGCCAAGCTCTGAATCGTCCTGCGTCCAagaaaatgtatgaatgaattaaacagtgaatgattgattgattgggtttttttttgttccagttaaaaaaattgcatacaTGGCCTGGACTAGAACAACTTGACAATTAGTTCTATAAAGTttgcgataaaaaaaaaaaaagactcatgataaaatgaaaaatcaagaacAACACTGACAATATTGATGTAGTGTTACCTTGTTTAATTTAACATTATACTTCACATTTGGTTTAATCATAATGAGACTTATATTTGAAAAAGGCGAAAAGCTgtattttgtaacagaaaacGATATTTTCTAAAGATATCAACTTTTTTATACTACATTGTAAGACCTATACTTCtttattgtgactttttttggttatatatatgataaaatatattacaaatttagAGTGAACATATTGGTCATTCGCTACCATTAAAATTcagatcaaatttaaaaaaaataatttaattgaagtaaataaaatagCTGCCAATAAATAGAAGTAATAGCAAAACTATGCCTGTTTATGATAGAATATATTACAAATCTAGAGTGAACATATTGGTCATTCGCTACCATTAAAATTcagatcaaatttaaaaaaaaaataattgaagtaAATATAATAGCTTCCAATAAATAGAAGTACTAGCAGAACTTTGCCTGTATCAAGATTTTATAGAAGCTTTAAATCTATTAATTGGCTTATGGTTGCATGTGATACAATCTGGCAATAGTTTGCAAGAAAGATTGAACATGTGCTTGCTATATTGAagcatataaatatattaatgtaacattgtttttcttttttaatggaggggatatacaaatttatatatacactAGATATATAAACAGATATGTGTTTGTTCCTTTATGTTTAACCACTATTGTAAGTTTGGGTTTTGAAccaatataatattgtatttgaCAATAGCAAAGTGAATcattgttgttttcaatttttgagaaaataaactagaattataaaaatgttaGCACAGGGTATTTTTGTAAGAAATTATCATTATATTActaaagtaaaagaataaaagatataaaaaaaaaatatacaaaattacaaCCATGTTAAATCTCTCAAAAATTGGCAAAAGCATACTCcatctcttgtagagagttgtctctttggtaatCATACAACGTCTTCTATCTATATCAATGAGTATGATGATACAACTAGTAATAGCGTGTCAGAAGACGAGAGAGATGAACTCACAGAATACTTGTGtacttttaaagaaatcaaCTTGACAGcttttaaagtaaatataataGCATTGcatttatcataaattattctacaataaaagttaaataatagTTAAATGCTTCATTTTTTATGGGTATTATAGGAGCCATTTAATACCTTTCATACCTAATCAAGTACTACTATTTAGTATAACTcgagatatctcatataataaacaacatatctaatatatcatataagatatctcatataatataaaatatatcttacaTGATATACAAGATATCCAATATaatcttgtttttttaagttatcttcataactttataagatatctaatataataagatattttCTAAAGTTAAGAATATATCATAGTTACTTGATAAGATATCTGTTTTACTTTATAGGATATCTTTTAAACTTTAGAAAATATCTAatgaaatataagatatcttttaaagtaaatattatATCTTAGCAAATATATACTATATCATAtgaagttaataagatatctgatgAATTCAAGATTATATGTGATGAATTCAAGATTATATGTGATATCTTAAAGATTTTATGAGATGtttcatatataatattgtattctatatgagatatcttgtaTATTATAAGAGATATcgtatatagtttataaaatatcttatagagtatatgatatatcatataaagtttacaagatatcttattaaaagtAGACGAtatatgttatcttatatattatatgagatattttatatacatatcaaATAGtatattagatatcttatatgttataagaaatattgtttaaagtttGTAAGGTATCTTATAtgattaatatgtttttttttatacttttattaaagatgtcttattaatttatatgttatcttatatagtttataagatatctcatatagtttataagatatctcatatagtttataagatatctcataaaatttataagatatctcataaagtttataagatatctcatataaatTATAAGATATTGAATTAGGTTTTACATAAgttatcttttatattatatgagatatttcacatattatattgtatgttatatGAGTTTCTTATATTAAAAGAGAGAGAAAccgaaaaaaaattcaaaagatatcttttatagtatataagatatcttatattgtttatgagatatcttatatagtttattaaaTATCTAATAAAGTTAATAAGATAACTCATATAACTTATTAGATATGtaattattttcatgtaagtATCTTATATACttcataagatatctcataccagtaataaaatatctatatcttataaactaaataGGATATCTTGTAAACTATgaaagatatattataaactTAATAAGATACCATATatttatatgagatatcttataaagtttatcaGATATCTTTTAGTTAAAATAAATACTATAGTAAAAGGTCTTGCTATAAGGAAGAGTAGTGtaggatggacagacagacagggGTAAAACAATATCCCACCGAGTCTTTGTCATGGttacaatcaaaataaaaactttaggGGAGGTAtgataaatcatatataaaaactgtTTACCTACTTTGACACACATATAGATGTATTTGTTCTCCTTATTATGCTTGTTGTAGGATCATTAAAAACATAACTATTATTGTTGATCTTTTAACAGGTTTTAAGAATTTTTCTGAGAACTTGTCGAGTCCTCAACCAATGGATATACATGTAGTCGAAGATGATTCGTTATTCAACTTGAGTCGATTTGAAACGAAGGGAAGCTGTAGACGAGTATCAGACCAAGTATCTTAAGCAAGATTACATACAACTcaaaaaattagaaacaaaCACTTTTGCTTAGAGGAACTGATCTGATACATGAAAAGAGAGCTATCCCTGTTCTGAAGAAGAAACTCAATTGCAGTTGAAAAAACACAAGAAAGAGATGAATGAATGTAAAAAGAATGTATGTGtacactatttattttatttatgattatatcCTTCAAAATGTGTAACAGGAGATGCATGAAAGTAAAAAGTGCTTTATGTGTACATACTAACATTGTATTTATTCGTTAATTGCTTGAAATAAAATGAGACCAATAGAGTGGTTTCAGTtatattcttcaaaattttaactATATGACGCCTCTCACCTCCATAATTCTTAACAACGGGGATATCATGCTTGATTTGATTTCAATCTCTCATTTATTCCCTTAATGTTATGTAGCACTGCTCACGCGGTGATGACTTTTactgggtgttttttttttggttttgttctAATCGCTCCATGTAGAATGTTAAACCTTTTCCTCAACCTTCACAAACACCTTCCAACTATTGCTCATGTTGTTAAACTTTGATCTATAGAAAGGAAttccttttctttattttccaGGGAAAAGATGTTTTGGATTATactcatgtatgtactaataaTAAAGGGTTTAGTTGTCGTTGCAGATATAAGACGTTACATATGATAGTTATACGTTATACGGATGCAACATAATGCAATTGTTTCCAAAGGAccaattatcattaaaaatattcatttcaaaagCAACATGGATTTCGCTCACTGGCCTAGAATTAATTTGAAACAACAAATTatgacaaatcaaaatatagtCTATCTGTCTATTTGTCCAtgtaattaatacatgtaaacccaattttttccccaaatgttctattgtttttttttatgaaacactCAAACTCTATTTGATATACCATATGCAGACGTGcataacaaaaatcaattcCTGTTTACATCTATAActttaaataattgaattttgaggGGGTAAAACAGTTGTCAAAAACTTGCATGTCTGTTGGTTAGCAGTCGTAATCGACACATTGTCTTATATAGATAATATGCATGTGTGGTCATTTTGATTCTCATTTACTTTGGGGATGTTAGTAAAAACGTTTTGCAACGAAGGTTGATGTCAAGTGGAAGCATTGAAtggttttcaaatataaacgaaaactctatataaaaaataatcactttgtaattttattttgagaaaTTATATTACTTACTACTACTAAGTATTATTTACAATGCTTAAACAATTACTTAAAACGACTCAATTGAATGTTATACTTGATTTAGGAAATCAGTTTTAAGTAAAAATAGTCAACTTGAAtataataaactttaaaaaaaaaaacaccatataaGTATTCATTTTTACTTAGATGTagtaaaacaaattgatttgCT
This is a stretch of genomic DNA from Mytilus trossulus isolate FHL-02 chromosome 6, PNRI_Mtr1.1.1.hap1, whole genome shotgun sequence. It encodes these proteins:
- the LOC134721794 gene encoding galaxin-like isoform X1, translating into MKGYIACLCVLFTNFILVKGVRLNHKKCGNGFFNPDHETCCDGIISSPAGWPCCGLATYNAALQVCCDNTPYPKSAGTACCKNKPYDPLTETCCVDTLYPKPDATCCDKKLINPETELCCNKKIAERPTPYHKCCDIETYHPLLETCCADTLHAPGDLSCCKNEAYDPSEHSCCNGVIISPGGLKCCGPIPYDPNLQSCCYGIVRKKSAEGGKPCCGATDYNPDTHTCCKGILHTGTNSSCCGQKTYDPKSDCCKGKNTNGLDCCIDKAYSKTTQTCCGGNVFEGPNLHCCVKKAYDPTKECCNGVNKIGLMCCGNKAYSNLESSCCKGIVHQGPKLSCCGQVPYNPKIECCKNKSASGLPCCGDKPYNATLQTCCHGNLSSPAGNGCCGKEGYNIKESLCCHGQVVPKQAHVFGICIDKTKLQGMTPKPVGPTPKPIATGFTPKPNIFLPKPIATAFTPKPNIFLPKPIATAYTPKAPVVKPMNVRNSFSVRSHIFRARPQVTRL
- the LOC134721794 gene encoding galaxin-like isoform X2 — its product is MKGYIACLCVLFTNFILVKGVRLNHKKCGNGFFNPDHETCCDGIISSPAGWPCCGLATYNAALQVCCDNTPYPKSAGTACCKNKPYDPLTETCCVDTLYPKPDATCCDKKLINPETELCCNKKIAERPTPYHKCCDIETYHPLLETCCADTLHAPGDLSCCKNEAYDPSEHSCCNGVIISPGGLKCCGPIPYDPNLQSCCYGIVRKKSAEGGKPCCGATDYNPDTHTCCKGILHTGTNSSCCGQKTYDPKSDCCKGKNTNGLDCCIDKAYSKTTQTCCGGNVFEGPNLHCCVKKAYDPTKECCNGVNKIGLMCCGNKAYSNLESSCCKGIVHQGPKLSCCGQVPYNPKIECCKNKSASGLPCCGDKPYNATLQTCCHGNLSSPAGNGCCGKEGYNIKESLCCHGQVVPKQAHVFGICIDKTKLQGMTPKPVGPTPKPIATGFTPKPNIFLPKPIATAFTPKPNIFLPKPIATAYTPKAPVVKPMNVLRIFLRTCRVLNQWIYM